The following are from one region of the Silene latifolia isolate original U9 population chromosome 9, ASM4854445v1, whole genome shotgun sequence genome:
- the LOC141602035 gene encoding uncharacterized protein LOC141602035 gives MDYLTRMLKYAASKYQFKYHPLCKELKITNIMFADDVLMFSNGDAVSMMLLLKSFSTFSKTSGLKVSASKSNAYFNGVNEELKSDFLSVSGFKEGKLPFRHLGMPIQTTRLKKKDCRLTLVQHVLNSLHSYWACLFVLPKGVIQRIEATCRNFLWDGSAEYRRSPLVAWDTICRPKQEGGLGLKNQELWNIAMVGRLVDWIATKKDSLWVQWVNANYLKRSSWQEYTATSNSSWVWRRICKVKQVIANGYSQGVQHTGYTPVGCYEWLRGARTKVDWHNAIWDSWNLPKHRFMGWLIAHKSLHTNSRLKGFGMNVDGMCFLCGQAEETQEHLFFECAFSRRVIQELMKISGLKLPDSDVLHWCIHNTGLKTQRKVKNAMVLSAMYHVWKQRSKSRIEQLVLRPSRTALLINDDMKRRIKERDKRKLNTQELDWLGRLNFL, from the exons ATGGATTATTTGACTCGAATGCTGAAGTATGCTGCGTCTAAATACCAGTTCAAGTATCACCCCTTATGCAAAGAGTTGAAGATTACAAATattatgtttgcagatgatgttTTGATGTTCAGTAATGGGGATGCTGTGTCTATGATGCTCCTTCTGAAATCTTTCTCAACCTTCTCAAAAACTTCTGGACTTAAAGTGAGTGCTAGTAAGTCTAATGCATACTTTAATGGAGTGAATGAAGAGCTCAAAAGTGATTTCCTGAGTGTGTCTGGGTTCAAAGAAGGCAAGCTACCATTCAGGCATCTAGGGATGCCTATCCAGACTACGAGATTAAAGAAGAAGGACT GTAGGCTCACTTTGGTTCAGCATGTCTTGAATTCTTTACACTCCTATTGGGCTTGTTTGTTTGTTCTCCCTAAAGGAGTCATACAAAGAATAGAAGCTACATGCAGGAATTTTTTATGGGATGGCAGTGCTGAGTATAGACGAAGTCCTTTAGTAGCCTGGGATACTATATGTAGGCCAAAGCAGGAAGGCGGATTGGGGCTAAAGAATCAGGAATTGTGGAATATTGCTATGGTTGGTAGACTTGTGGATTGGATTGCAACTAAGAAGGACTCGTTATGGGTCCAATGGGTGAATGCGAATTATTTAAAGAGGAGTTCTTGGCAGGAGTACACAGCTACTAGCAACTCCAGCTGGGTGTGGAGGAGGATTTGCAAGGTGAAGCAGGTGATTGCCAATGGCTACAGTCAAGGG GTGCAGCATACTGGTTACACTCCGGTTGGTTGCTATGAATGGCTTAGAGGAGCAAGGACTAAGGTAGACTGGCATAATGCAATTTGGGACAGTTGGAATCTACCTAAACACAGGTTCATGGGATGGCTTATAGCTCATAAATCCCTGCATACTAATAGTAGATTGAAAGGATTTGGGATGAATGTGGATGGAATGTGTTTCTTATGTGGGCAGGCAGAAGAGACACAAGAACATTTATTTTTTGAATGTGCCTTTAGTAGACGGGTAATACAAGAACTGATGAAAATTTCTGGCTTAAAACTTCCTGATTCTGATGTCCTGCACTGGTGCATTCATAACACTGGCCTGAAAACGCAGAGGAAAGTAAAGAATGCTATGGTGTTGAGTGCTATGTATCATGTGTGGAAGCAGAGAAGCAAGAGTCGTATAGAGCAGTTGGTCCTGAGGCCTAGTCGTACCGCATTGTTGATCAATGATGATATGAAGAGGAGGATAAAAGAACGGGATAAGAGGAAGTTGAACACACAAGAGTTAGATTGGCTAGGGCGCTTGAATTTTCTTTAA